AGGCGCACCGACTCCTCCACCGCCGCGCGCACGGCCTCGATCATTCCCTTCTCGTCGGCCGGATAGATGGCGTCCTGGCGGGCGAACTCCATGTCCCAATAGCGGCCGTTGTGCAGACCGCCGTTGTCGACCATCACCCAGCAGCCCGGCTGCACGCTGCGCACGCCCTTGAACAGGGTGTGATCGCGCAGATAGAAGGCACGGCTCGCGTACGCGTCCTCATCCCACTCCGCGGGGATCCCGGCGGCCAGCAACGCCTTGATTTCCGACGCGAAATACCAGGCCCCCCCGTGCTGGGCATAGAACAACGGCTTGATGCCCATCCGGTCACGCACCGCCATCATCAGCCGCCGCCGCCGGTCGAACAACACGATGGCGAACTCGCCACGCAACTGCTTGAGCCCCGCCACACCCGAACGGCGATAGAGATGCAGCGCGATCTCGCTGTCCGAGGCGGTCTTGAAGACACACCCCTCGGCCTCCAGCTCCCGGCGGATCCGCTCGTGGTCATAGAACTCCCCATTGACCACCAGGGCCAGATCGCCCTGCTCCGCGACGATGGGCTGACTGCCATTGTTCAAACCGATGATACTCAAGCGGACATGCCCGAGCGCCGCACGACCCGCTGGGTCATGCCACACACTGCGCTCATCAGGTCCCCGGTGGCTGATGCTGCTCAAGGCATTGAGCAGGGAACGTTCATCAATGACAGCAGGATTGCGTTGATAGACGCCAATGAAGCCGCACATAAGATGTCTCTTCCTCGCAGATGCAGATGTTCCATCGACGCCAGGGACGCGAGGCCAGTGAGCACTCACCGCCATGGCGCGACCATGTCGAAAGACCAGACAGGACAACCCATCTGGTCCACACTCTATTGGAATGATTGAATGTTCGAATCAGCCCCTGACGCGGACCCGCGCTCAGACGCTCATTCCACAGCAGCTGTTCTCAAGGCAGGACATCGTGGACCCCCAGACTTCCCAAAGGTGCCTCTTACAACTCTCGTGGAACTCTGCTCGAGGGACACATACCGTGACGTGTCGCTCCCAATTGATTCGTGGCGTACATATCATTCTTCAGAACAACTTTAAAGCGTAAAAACTGTAACAGTCCCACCACGATTCATTTCCGGCGATTGACACACCAAAAGAGCGGGAGCGCGGCAATGCCAGGTCCTGGCGGATGAAGTGGGCGCGCACCTGTCCCGTGGGGGAAGGGACATGTCACGGCGGCGAGCACATGCATTGAGCCTGGAAAAGCCACATGCCTTGAACCAGCTTGTGGCATCGAGGTCCATGATTCGTGGAGTCGCGTCCTCGGCTGCCTGGCATGAGTCAGGGCAATCACGTTCATGGCGGTCTCCCGTCAACGAGCGATATCGTAGAGTTCACTGATTGCCTTGATTGAGGGGTTGCCCGCTTTCCTACAACCGCCAACCGCTTCCACCAGGACGCCAACCGATGGGGACCCTGCTGTCACACGTTGGGCGACGCGCAACCCCTCTCACCCACGACGCCATGGTCAGACCTCGTGGTGCCGCCAACCCGGGAGTCATACAGCTCATTCCCAAGCATGGCCGTGCCCTCCCGAGGCCGGGCGTCCCGTGGATGTGGATTCCGTCAAGGATTCAAGACATGTGCCGCCCAGGCGGAACACCGGCCGCGCTCCTCCGAGCGGGACGGGCGCGCGGGGGACGCGGACTCAGAGCTGGGGCGACAGGGGGAGATCGAAGAACAGCACCTCGGTCACCTCTTCCGCCACGAGCTCCACGGAAGGTGTCTCCACCAGCTTCAGCGCATCACCGGCGCGCAGGAGCAGTGGCTGCTCTCCCTCGGGACGAGCCACCAGCCGGCCCCGAGCCACGTGCAGATAGCCACCACGACCCGCCGCCAGCTCACGGGAGAGACGGATGCCGGGCTCCATGATTGCGGCGGAAATGCGCGCATCCTGATGCAGCTTGACCGAGCCGTCCTGACGGTCTGGAGACGCGATCAGACAGAAGCGATTGTGTTTGGCGGCGTCGTCGAAGCGCGCCTGCTCGACGCTGGGTGGCAGACCACGCACGGAGGGCAGGAGCCAGATCTGCAGGTGGTGATCCAGCTTGCTCTGCGATGCGTTCATCTGGCTGTGCGTGATGCCATGACCAGCCGTCATGCGCTGCACGTCGCCGGGGCGGACGAGGGCGTGGGTGCCCAGGCTGTCACGGTGCTCGATGACGCCGGACAGCGGATACAGCACGATTTCCATGTCGCTATGGCCATGAGGACCAAAGCCGGTGCCCGGAAGAATCACATCCTCGTTCAGCGCACGCAGGGGGCCGAAGTTCTCATGCGCCGGATCCTGGTACGAGGCGAACGAGAAGCTGAAGCGCGCGTCGAGCCAGCCAAAGTTGGCGTGTCCGCGGTCCTGTGCGCGCCGCAACATCACCCGCCGCGACTCCGGAGGAAGGGCAACAGCGGTGGCGCTCATGTGCGTGCCTCGTGGGGTCTCAGCTGCAAGTGGAAATACACCAGAGAGCCGAGGCGCCCGAG
The window above is part of the Cystobacter ferrugineus genome. Proteins encoded here:
- a CDS encoding pirin family protein; the protein is MSATAVALPPESRRVMLRRAQDRGHANFGWLDARFSFSFASYQDPAHENFGPLRALNEDVILPGTGFGPHGHSDMEIVLYPLSGVIEHRDSLGTHALVRPGDVQRMTAGHGITHSQMNASQSKLDHHLQIWLLPSVRGLPPSVEQARFDDAAKHNRFCLIASPDRQDGSVKLHQDARISAAIMEPGIRLSRELAAGRGGYLHVARGRLVARPEGEQPLLLRAGDALKLVETPSVELVAEEVTEVLFFDLPLSPQL